A section of the Desulfovibrio sp. Huiquan2017 genome encodes:
- a CDS encoding dCMP deaminase family protein, whose protein sequence is MPDRLPWPEYFMRIAHLVAQRSTCTRRAVGAIAVRDKRILATGYNGVPTNIAHCEEVGCLRDQLGIPSGERHELCRGLHAEQNVIIQAATNNLDLKGCDIYCTTKPCILCTKMLINCSVQNIYYAENYPDELSEAMLQEAGVNHVFMEGDFR, encoded by the coding sequence ATGCCCGACAGACTGCCCTGGCCGGAATATTTCATGCGCATCGCCCATCTGGTGGCCCAGCGCTCCACCTGCACCCGCCGCGCGGTGGGGGCCATCGCCGTGCGCGACAAGCGCATCCTGGCCACCGGCTACAACGGCGTGCCCACCAACATCGCCCACTGCGAGGAGGTCGGCTGCCTGCGCGATCAACTCGGCATTCCCTCGGGCGAACGCCACGAATTGTGCCGGGGCCTGCACGCCGAGCAGAACGTCATCATCCAAGCGGCCACCAACAACCTCGACCTCAAGGGATGCGACATCTACTGCACCACCAAACCCTGCATCCTGTGCACCAAGATGCTCATCAACTGCAGTGTGCAGAACATCTATTACGCCGAAAACTATCCCGACGAGCTTTCCGAGGCCATGCTGCAGGAAGCCGGAGTGAATCATGTCTTCATGGAAGGCGACTTCCGCTAA
- a CDS encoding Spy/CpxP family protein refolding chaperone, giving the protein MSKKNITISALAAALVLSMAAFAVAGPGYGRGANGVCGAPGYGPGAAYSQLTPEKQAEVKAVVDKYEPQFETVRTQIWAKRSVLQAMINGGKADEQAITKLVTDISSLRNKMRDLRASMAEELVKTTGIAAFGSCPGPRFGQGDDDDGPAQGRGMYGHGMYGRGMGRGMY; this is encoded by the coding sequence ATGTCCAAAAAGAACATCACCATTTCCGCTTTGGCGGCCGCTCTCGTCCTGAGCATGGCCGCGTTCGCCGTGGCCGGCCCTGGCTACGGTCGAGGCGCCAACGGCGTTTGCGGCGCCCCCGGTTACGGTCCCGGTGCCGCGTACAGCCAGTTGACCCCCGAGAAACAGGCCGAGGTCAAGGCCGTGGTGGACAAGTACGAACCACAGTTCGAGACCGTTCGCACCCAGATCTGGGCCAAGCGGTCCGTGCTCCAGGCCATGATCAACGGCGGCAAGGCCGATGAACAGGCCATCACCAAATTGGTGACCGACATCTCCAGCCTGCGCAACAAGATGCGTGACCTGCGTGCGTCCATGGCCGAGGAACTGGTCAAGACCACCGGTATCGCCGCCTTCGGCTCCTGCCCCGGCCCCCGTTTCGGGCAGGGCGACGACGATGACGGCCCCGCCCAGGGCCGCGGTATGTACGGGCACGGCATGTACGGACGCGGCATGGGTCGAGGGATGTACTAA
- a CDS encoding zinc ribbon domain-containing protein → MPIYEYICKQCGHEFEELVFKAEAPAPCPRCGSAETEKLMSACSAKVDGGGPNLEALKEYGCGSGG, encoded by the coding sequence ATGCCCATCTATGAATATATCTGCAAGCAGTGCGGCCACGAATTCGAGGAGCTGGTGTTCAAAGCCGAAGCTCCCGCGCCCTGCCCCCGGTGCGGTTCCGCCGAGACCGAAAAGCTCATGAGCGCCTGCTCCGCCAAAGTGGATGGTGGCGGGCCCAATCTCGAAGCCCTGAAAGAGTACGGCTGCGGCTCCGGCGGCTGA
- a CDS encoding DUF4405 domain-containing protein, translating to MFRKITSLTALLSFLVTLLTSVVLYIVPEGRVAYWADWHLLGMTKTQWGDVHTAVGTLFLLALLLHTWLNWKPITHYMKNRAREFVVMTPSMIFSFILVFLVFAGTLINLPPMSTLLDYSARIKEEATEVYGNPPYGHAETSPLKKFCGFLGLDVNMALSALREAGFDPSIDENTLVQDIARSRGVSPQHVYDIIRARQGGDPFALMPVQPPEGTGKLTVTAVCTTYGLELEEVLARLKNAGIDATPESSFKDLAGAHDMSPKGIYMIVRGE from the coding sequence ATGTTCCGGAAAATCACGTCCCTTACCGCGCTTCTTTCGTTTCTTGTCACGCTCCTTACCAGTGTGGTCCTGTACATCGTGCCCGAGGGCCGTGTGGCGTACTGGGCCGATTGGCATCTGCTGGGCATGACCAAGACCCAATGGGGCGACGTCCACACCGCCGTGGGCACGCTCTTCCTTCTTGCGCTGCTCCTGCACACCTGGCTCAACTGGAAGCCGATTACACATTACATGAAGAACCGGGCCCGCGAATTCGTGGTCATGACGCCCTCCATGATCTTCAGCTTCATCCTGGTCTTCCTGGTCTTCGCGGGCACCCTCATCAATCTGCCGCCCATGAGCACACTGCTCGACTACAGCGCACGGATCAAGGAGGAAGCCACCGAGGTCTACGGCAATCCTCCCTACGGCCACGCCGAGACCAGCCCGCTGAAGAAATTTTGCGGATTTCTCGGTCTGGACGTGAATATGGCGCTTTCCGCCCTGCGCGAAGCCGGGTTCGACCCGTCCATCGACGAGAACACCCTGGTCCAGGACATCGCCCGGTCGCGCGGCGTCAGTCCGCAGCACGTTTACGACATCATCCGTGCCAGACAGGGCGGCGACCCCTTTGCCCTGATGCCGGTCCAGCCCCCCGAGGGCACCGGCAAGTTGACGGTCACTGCCGTGTGCACGACCTACGGCCTGGAGTTGGAAGAGGTCCTGGCCCGGCTCAAGAACGCGGGCATCGACGCCACTCCGGAAAGCTCCTTCAAGGATCTGGCGGGCGCGCACGACATGTCGCCCAAGGGCATTTACATGATCGTCAGGGGCGAGTAG